ACTCACAAAGACAGTTCTTGATTAACAACTAATATGCTTAATAACTTCACTGCTAATACTCAAGCACAATTAGGTACTACTAGTGAAAACGCTAATCCAAGAAACGTACTAAACGCTTTAACAACTGCTAAAGGGTTTGATCGAAGAGATATTGGTAATGTAGTTTATACATTCTCTAATAACACTAATAATTACACTTATTACTATCAAGTTGGTAGCACGATTACAACTTGACCAGAAGTTGGTGTAAATTATAAGACTAGTGCTAATATTAATTTCTATGGTTTAACTAGAACTGATTTTGGTAGTGTGACTCAAGTTCCAAGTCAAGACAACAACCAATCTGCTTCTAAACTAAACGGTGCTTACTTATCATCTACAGGTGATTCAGCTGGTTGATACAACGGTTCAATCTATGTTAAACAAGCTAACTTCACACCAAGTAGTCAAGGTTATACTTGACAAGACTTCAAAGGTTTAACAACTACAGCTAGTAATGCAGTTATTTCTAACTGATCTAAAGCTGGATATAGTATTAGACCAGATGATGATACAGTATTTAGTGTTTCTAAGATTCCTTTTGATAAACAAATTGATGCTGCGATTAATGTAAGATCACTTGATAGTTACTACGTACAATTACAAGGTGATACTTCAGTAAACTCTGTAGCAAGACTTAGTCCTGAATCAACTGCTTTAGCACTAAACAATACTAGAATTACTAACCCATTAACTAACCGTGATGATGTAATTGGACAAGGTGCTTTTGTAAGTAGAAATGATATTCCATCATCATTCTTTGAAAACAAGATTAATGATCTTGTTACTGAACAAGATGGTGTTGAAGTATTAGATCCTAAGTTTATTAACTCTATTTATAGATACACCCCTCCTCAAAACAATCCTGATATTAAATTAAGATTATTAGTAATTGATCGTTCAAGAGCTACTAATGACTTCATTAAGTTATTACCTCAAGTAAAAGTTGATGGTCAATTCGTGGCTGTTCCACAAGCTAACAGTGTGTTTGTATCAGACCAAGAATTTACTGGATTTAATGCATTACCTGGTTATGTCTTACCAGTAGCGATCTCAATTCCGATCATTATTATTGCATTAGCATTAGCTTTAGGTTTAGGGGTTGGTATTCCGATGTCGCAAAACCGTAAGATGTTAAAACAAGGATTTGCGATTTCAAACAAAAAAGTTGATATCCTTACAACTGCAGTTGGTAGTGTGTTTAAACAAATTATTAATAGAACTTCTGTTACCAACATTAAGAAAACTCCACAAATGCTTCAAGCTAATAAGAAAGCTGGACCAGCTAAACCAGCTAGTGCTTCTTCACCTGCTGCCAAAAAACCGGCTTCACCAGCTAAACCATCTGCACCAGGATCAAAACCAGCAGCACCAGCTAAACCAAAAGCTCCAGCAGCTCCAACTAAGAAAGTTGAATAATTGAAGGTAATATATTAAAAGTTATGAATATTTCTAAAAAACTTAAAAGTTATACATTAATAGGTGGATTAGCTGTATTAGGAACGCTTGGTTCTGCTAGCTTTGGTTTCAAACAAGCAGAAAAGTCTTATGATAACCCTCAATTAGTTAATCAAGCTAAAGAATTAGATGCAGGCTCAATTCGACTTAATGGTCTTGGACAAAACGGTTCTTTATTCAACACCGTTTTAAGAGATGTTGATGATAACTTCATTACATCTGTAGATGGAACGATCGTTAAATTAGATAGTTTTACTAAACCATTATATGGTTTAGATCTAAGTGATGATTTTGCGGGTTATAAAGTTAAGCAAATTGTTGCAGATTATACAACTAGTAGAAACCGCTTTGATCAAAGACAAACAAGAGCTTATTATGCTTTGTTAGTTAATGATGATGCAAATGTTCATTTAAAGAGAATTAATCAAAATCCTAATCGAATTGGTACTTCTAATAATAATTCAAAATACGTAATTGGTGGAGTTGATAATCCTGCTCACGTAATTAGATTTACTGATGATGGAACTAAACTTAACTTTACTAAGCAAACTCAAGGTGAAATCGTTAATGATTTCATTTTAGATGCTCCGTTATTACCTAAAGATTTAGCTCCAGATTGATATAACTTATATATTCAAAGACAGATCTTACCCAACGACGTAAACACTGCAGTTGTTCCTTGACCTGTTGGAAGAGTGAGCGGTAATAGTGCAACTGATGGATCATTTGATTTTGGTAACGGTGTAATTGGAACAATGGATCCCATTGCTGCATCTAAAACTCCAACTAGTGATCAGTCGATGATGTTTGATTCATCTAAAGCTCCTAGTTCTATGAATAGATACGATTCTGAATTAAACGTTAAACACAGAATTAAAACATCATTTGAATTAGATGAAAAATTCGTTTATCCTGAATGAACTGGAACTGAAAAGAATGATAATCTAACAAGATTAGCAACAGCACCTACTAGTAGCAATAGAGATTTAAATAATTATTACAATCTTAATATCCCGGGAACTCCTAATGTAACTTTAAAAGAAGACTCAGTTAACGTATTTTCAAGATTATACTTAAACTCAGTTAACTCTTTATCATTCATTGGTGATAGTATTTATATCTTTGGTACTTCTGATTTACCATCATTATGATACTATGCATTCCCTACTAGATTGTCTGATTTAACTACTTTAAATCAAGTTAAAGCTAATGATGCTGAAGCTTCAGCTACAGACTCTGGAACAATAACTAATGGGAATATGGCTACTGCTGGTGCGACAGCTGCTGATGGTGCAGGTGCTGGAGCTGGAACTGTAACACAACCTGCAACTGGAGACGCTGCAGCTAACACAACAGTTGCTAACCCTATCTTAAGCACTTTCCGTAGTTTTGGAATTGATAGCAAACCAACTTCTGTTAACAAAATTGATGAAACCAATTGAGCAGATCCTAACGTTATTGAAGCTAGAATATATGCTGAATATAGATTAGGGATTTCAAATGAAATTTCTGAAGTAAATGCTGGTCGATTTATTGCTAACACAATTGGTGGTGTAGGATTTACATCAACGGGTTCAAGAGTAGTTTTAAGAGCTTCATTTAACGGTGGACAACCAACTGGAACTTTCCAACCTTTCTTATACGTATTTGGTTACTTAGGTTACCAACAAACTAGATTCGGTGATTTCTGATACGGACAATACAAATTATTAAACAACAGCCCTTACGACGTATTAGATGCTGCAAGAGCTGCTACTAACCCTGATCTTTCTAGAAGAAACTCATTAACTTATCCAACTAACGGTGGATTTTTAACTGAGGCTGGTGCGAGAAACTTCTCTAACACTCCATATTTAAGACAAACAGGTGAAGGATCAGCAAATCGTGCGATCTTCCAATCTGCTTATGCTGACAGTACTTATCAATACATTCAATCTGTTTTAGGATTTGATGGGATTAGAAACAACCTAAACGTTGGTGTTAAAGCAACCAGTTTCTTAAACTCTAATAGACCTGATGCAAACGGTCAAGAAATGGTTGTTGCATCAACTTATCTAAGATCACAAATCGGATTAGCTAGAACATCTGGTATGGCTGGTGCTCAACAATTTGGTACTACCCACCAAACTATCTCTGTATCACCTGGTGATCAGTTCTCATCTATTAAAAACATTAGAACAATCATTCCAGGTAATGGATTATGATACTTCATCTTTACTAATGATGCTAAGAAATCAAGTGTTTATACATTAAGATTACCTGATTCAAGCAACCCTAATGCTTCAAGTTCATTCAGTCCAACTAGTTTAATTGATGTTAATGAGATAGGTGTAATCTTACCATTATTAGATAACTCATTCTATGCTGTAGATAATTCTGGTAAAGTTGAACTATTCTCTGCTAATCCTGGTTCTCCTGGATCATTTACTGAAGTAAGTACATTTAACTCTAATTTATCTGATATTGCCTTCCAAGGTTCTGGTGCAAGATATACATCTGATTTCTGAGGAACTATTCAATTCAAATCTGATGAATTCTTAATTCAAAATGGATTTACTAGTCAGATTGCTAGAAACTTTGTA
The Mycoplasma tullyi genome window above contains:
- a CDS encoding cytadherence protein A codes for the protein MNISKKLKSYTLIGGLAVLGTLGSASFGFKQAEKSYDNPQLVNQAKELDAGSIRLNGLGQNGSLFNTVLRDVDDNFITSVDGTIVKLDSFTKPLYGLDLSDDFAGYKVKQIVADYTTSRNRFDQRQTRAYYALLVNDDANVHLKRINQNPNRIGTSNNNSKYVIGGVDNPAHVIRFTDDGTKLNFTKQTQGEIVNDFILDAPLLPKDLAPDWYNLYIQRQILPNDVNTAVVPWPVGRVSGNSATDGSFDFGNGVIGTMDPIAASKTPTSDQSMMFDSSKAPSSMNRYDSELNVKHRIKTSFELDEKFVYPEWTGTEKNDNLTRLATAPTSSNRDLNNYYNLNIPGTPNVTLKEDSVNVFSRLYLNSVNSLSFIGDSIYIFGTSDLPSLWYYAFPTRLSDLTTLNQVKANDAEASATDSGTITNGNMATAGATAADGAGAGAGTVTQPATGDAAANTTVANPILSTFRSFGIDSKPTSVNKIDETNWADPNVIEARIYAEYRLGISNEISEVNAGRFIANTIGGVGFTSTGSRVVLRASFNGGQPTGTFQPFLYVFGYLGYQQTRFGDFWYGQYKLLNNSPYDVLDAARAATNPDLSRRNSLTYPTNGGFLTEAGARNFSNTPYLRQTGEGSANRAIFQSAYADSTYQYIQSVLGFDGIRNNLNVGVKATSFLNSNRPDANGQEMVVASTYLRSQIGLARTSGMAGAQQFGTTHQTISVSPGDQFSSIKNIRTIIPGNGLWYFIFTNDAKKSSVYTLRLPDSSNPNASSSFSPTSLIDVNEIGVILPLLDNSFYAVDNSGKVELFSANPGSPGSFTEVSTFNSNLSDIAFQGSGARYTSDFWGTIQFKSDEFLIQNGFTSQIARNFVTNQSFLNSLVDFTPGNAGAEYRVVVDPNGNLTNQSLPLKVQIKYLDGKFYDARLKNNNLVTFSYNNFAALPTWVVPTAIGSTLGILAIMIILGLAIGIPLRAQRKLQDKGFKTTFKKVDTLTAAVGSVYKKIITQTANVKKKPAALGSGKAGAAKPGAKPAAKPSAAKPSAAAKPAAKPAAKPAAPAKPSAPKPAAPKK